The following are from one region of the Andrena cerasifolii isolate SP2316 chromosome 1, iyAndCera1_principal, whole genome shotgun sequence genome:
- the Pep gene encoding protein on ecdysone puffs isoform X5 has protein sequence MSFNRGIKRDSFGNRNFNNRGGGGGGGGSGGGRVGNMGGGGGGMGGNMGGGMGGGSGGMNPWEGGMMPGRGILPTPNNNLSLASPQAQLAIASNLITNLLRNQQQEAQPQQVPSLLSLGNNFSGPGPNFQNQQNFSSGRFNDRPVRHPMKNQRPQPYNKMGNRARDGPAGRRGPSAQQSRAPQSGSQRMNGNQNQHRNDKSSKPIPASKQNQAAKKEQQDVKTSDNEKAEAPVVKSEEIEESEDKKHDWKDVKKEAEDAQAVETEEAEKPQEDAEQKSDDKSVTEDASKEANTSATEKDAKMTGKKSEARHAESRYAEVPMSHMFCHICNKHMWDGYSFENHLRGRAHQLMMEKLDESYKLKVDLMRHELRVAEEQRELSLTNSKRRGKKVVSVDLNVREYCTMCDLNFYGTLSTHRKSEKHQQLKTFLHPRCFPCVKEFPSRIEYDEHCLTPAHMKNAVQCEEQRKNKKKEKLAKGEAEIRTAEDEEKDVGPDTKNEKEEEVAGEQEYITDITENLSEKKFKIPSYKYCRQNQISIGKSLVKEVQGFYCEKCRRFMLLADDMNAHLRSITHYRNFVQEVKSLTSNTEQNAEQKSTENPETNENAADNDKEYESNWKRRKVTHSENEDNEEPKEAEENSENPNAQKKADGDEKYDPLEADAESEEEENHETENTSEQASQNTSNTQEKKTPVDKVWADIDNDNDAEIGNLIDDGDEKEHTDHEKPAPKVDQPRDQSPQVKPTRGRGFARGRGSPRARRARR, from the exons ATGTCTTTCAACCGAGGAATAAAACGAGATTCCTTTGGGAATCGAAACTTCAATAATCGAGGTggaggcggcggaggaggtGGCAGCGGCGGAGGAAGAGTCGGTAACAtgggtggaggaggaggtggtatGGGCGGTAACATGGGTGGCGGAATGGGAGGAGGCAGTGGTGGAATGAACCCCTGGGAAGGAGGGATGATGCCTGGCAGAGGAATTTTGCCAACCCCAAATAATAATCTGTCCTTGGCGTCGCCGCAAGCACAGCTAGCAATAGCCAGCAACCTTATTACGAATTTACTGCGTAATCAACAACAAGAAGCACAGCCGCAG CAGGTACCGTCGCTCCTCAGCCTTGGGAATAATTTTTCTGGACCTGGACCGAATTTTCAAAACCAGCAGAACTTTTCTTCCGGGCGTTTTAACGATCGTCCCGTAAGGCACCCTATGAAGAACCAGCGACCTCAACCGTACAACAAG ATGGGCAATCGCGCCCGTGATGGCCCTGCTGGGCGACGTGGTCCATCTGCACAACAATCTCGTGCACCCCAGTCTGGCAGTCAGCGTATGAATGGAAACCAAAATCAACATCGCAACGATAAATCTTCTAAACCAATTCCTGCCTCTAAACAAAATCAGGCTGCCAAAAAGGAACAGCAGGACGTTAAGACCTCTGATAATGAAAAAGCAGAAGCACCTGTTGTAAAAAG CGAAGAGATCGAAGAGTCCGAGGACAAGAAGCACGATTGGAAGGATGTGAAGAAGGAAGCCGAGGATGCTCAGGCCGTTGAAACCGAGGAAGCAGAGAAACCTCAGGAGGATGCGGAACAAAAGTCTGATGACAAGTCTGTAACGGAGGATGCGTCGAAGGAGGCGAACACATCCGCCACCGAGAAGGACGCCAAGATGACTGGCAAGAAATCAGAAGCCAGACACGCTGAAAGTCGTTACGCAGAGGTTCCAATGAGCCACATGTTTTGTCATATTTGTAACAAGCATATGTGGGATGGATAC tCTTTCGAAAATCATTTACGAGGACGCGCGCATCAGCTGATGATGGAGAAATTAGACGAATCGTACAAATTGAAAGTGGATCTGATGAGGCACGAGTTAAGAGTAGCCGAAGAACAGCGTGAACTTAGTTTAACCAATTCTAAACGTCGCGGGAAAAAGGTG GTTTCCGTGGATCTCAATGTCAGAGAATATTGTACGATGTGCGATCTGAACTTCTACGGGACTCTATCGACGCACAGAAAGAGCGAGAAGCATCAACAATTGAAAACGTTCTTGCATCCGAGATGTTTCCCTTGCGTGAAAGAATTCCCGTCGCGTATCGAGTATGACGAGCATTGCTTAACACCCGCGCACATGAAGAATGCCGTACAATGCGAGGAACAGcggaaaaataaaaagaaag AAAAACTTGCAAAAGGAGAAGCTGAAATACGGACTGCCGAAGATGAAGAGAAAGACGTTGGCCCTGATACTAAGAACGAAAAGGAAGAGGAGGTTGCTGGGGAACAAGAATACATTACAGATATTACTGAAAATTTGAGTGAGAAGAAGTTCAAGATCCCATCTTATAAATATTGCCGGCAGAATCAAATTTCTATCG GGAAATCCTTGGTGAAAGAAGTGCAAGGGTTCTACTGCGAAAAGTGTAGAAGATTCATGCTTTTAGCTGACGACATGAATGCTCATTTACGTAGCATCACGCACTACCGGAATTTCGTGCAGGAAGTAAAATCTCTAACTTCGAATACCGAACAAAATGCTGAGCAAAAATCAACGGAAAACCCTGAG ACTAACGAGAACGCCGCCGATAATGATAAAGAGTACGAGAGTAATTGGAAACGTCGCAAAGTCACTCATTCCGAGAATGAAGATAACGAGGAGCCGAAGGAAGCGGAAGAAAACAGTGAGAACCCGAACGCTCAGAAGAAAGCTGACGGGGATGAGAAGTACGATCCACTCGAGGCCGACGCGGAATCCGAGGAGGAAGAGAATCATGAAACTGAGAACACTAGTGAACAAGCCTCGCAGAATACTTCCAATACCCAGGAGAAGAAGACACCCGTTGACAAAGTGTGGGCCGATATTGACAATGACAATGACGCGGAGATAGGTAATTTAATAGACGACGGAGACGAGAAAGAGCACACTGACCATGAGAAACCCGCGCCGAAGGTGGATCAACCTAGAGATCAGAGTCCGCAAGTAAAGCCGACCCGTGGTCGAGGTTTCGCGCGCGGCCGTGGCAGCCCCAGAGCACGAAGGGCGCGACGATAA